A DNA window from Phragmites australis chromosome 11, lpPhrAust1.1, whole genome shotgun sequence contains the following coding sequences:
- the LOC133884476 gene encoding UTP--glucose-1-phosphate uridylyltransferase 3, chloroplastic isoform X2, translating into MASRAPTPPPPPHLRLHAASLFSPRLPLPHPRCRSGRSRLLSALPSPSPSPSPPSRSQRVSTVPPLDREPGPSPEQQPPPRDPVLAAEIARLSAARARLRAARTLDDKLRALDAEPRVAAFFGDGPTSGVLGGLEAREVLLLKCLVAAGQEHVLGEELDWSAGGHHDHHRNGAGGGSALREALYSLSCLVGKWSSEGVAGGETGSGEMELLRRLLKFLDDIEEFYDCIGGIIGYQIMALELLSASKDHMHRPSKDKFVDFHVPGGLNLLEDTEYASQAALWGIEGLPELGEIYPIGGAGDRLGLVDSDTGESLPAALLPYCGRSLLEGLIRDLQPLVPVVNAQDGKWLISKSLFPVGKPGGHGAIWKLAYDRGIFQWLHGCGRKGATVRQVSNVVAATDLTLMALAGVGLRCNKKLGFASCERRPGATEGVNVLIEKQNLDGLWSYGITCIEYTEFEKYGIPEPTVINGSSQVSYPANTNILYVDLQAIEEVGSRNNASCLPGMVLNLKKAISYVDHLGFECSATGGRIECTMQNIADNFMNTYNYRCSKGIESELDTFIVYNERKRVTSSAKRKLKSEDRSLHQTPEGSLLDIMRNAHDLLSSCRIEVPMVKDNSEYLCSGPPFLVFLHPALGPFWDIIRQKFIGGSVSKGSELQVEVAEFLWKDVELDGSLIILADNIMGSTKRNENGEEILHYGARCGRCRLQSVKIVNEGINWISPSNVYWKHDVERSESVKIILHGNAEFEAKDVVLKGNHIFEVPDGHRMSIVQDRAGFVVKLDPISEEMMDSGTWYWKYTVDGIHVKLNMVEL; encoded by the exons ATGGCCTCTCGCGCGcccactcctcctcctcctcctcacctccgcCTCCACGCCGCGTCCCTCTTCTCCCCGCGCCTCCCGCTCCCGCACCCGCGATGCCGCAGCGGCCGGAGCCGCCTCCTTTCCGCGctcccgtccccgtccccgtctcCCTCCCCGCCCTCGCGCTCGCAGCGCGTCTCCACCGTGCCGCCGCTCGATCGCGAACCTGGGCCCTCCCccgagcagcagccgccgccgcgggaCCCGGTGCTCGCCGCGGAGATCGCCCGCCTCTCCGCCGCCCGCGCGCGGCTCCGCGCTGCGCGCACGCTCGACGACAAGCTCCGCGCGCTCGACGCCGAGCCCCGGGTCGCGGCGTTCTTTGGCGATGGACCCACCAGTGGGGTTCTGGGTGGACTCGAGGCCCGCGAGGTGCTCCTGCTGAAATGCCTCGTCGCGGCAGGGCAGGAGCACGTGCTAGGCGAGGAGCTCGACTGGTCCGCTGGCGGCCATCATGATCACCACCGTAACGGGGCCGGCGGTGGGAGCGCCCTGCGGGAGGCGCTGTATAGCCTGTCCTGCTTGGTTGGTAAGTGGAGCTCGGAAGGAGTGGCGGGTGGCGAGACGGGGAGCGGGGAGATGGAGCTGCTACGGAGGTTGCTCAAGTTCCTCGACGACATCGAAGAGTTCTATGACTGCATTGGGGGCATCATCGG CTATCAAATTATGGCATTGGAGCTCCTTTCAGCCTCGAAGGACCACATGCACCGACCTAGCAAGGACAAGTTTGTTGATTTCCATGTTCCTGGTGGACTTAATCTATTGGAGGATACAGAATATGCATCTCAAGCAGCTCTGTGGGGAATCGAG GGTTTGCCAGAACTGGGTGAAATTTATCCGATTGGTGGTGCGGGTGATCGTCTTGGTTTAGTGGACTCAGATACTGGTGAATCCCTTCCTGCTGCATTGCTTCCATACTGTGGGAGATCTTTATTGGAAGGGCTGATACGAGATCTGCAG CCTTTGGTACCTGTAGTAAATGCCCAGGATGGTAAATGGCTAATCAGCAAATCACTTTTCCCTGTTGGTAAACCTGGCGGTCATGGTGCTATTTGGAAACTTGCATATGATAGAGGTATATTTCAATGGTTACATGGTTGTGGCAGAAAAGGTGCAACTGTACGGCAAGTCAG CAATGTTGTTGCTGCAACTGATTTGACCCTGATGGCATTGGCAGGAGTAGGCCTTCGTTGCAACAAG AAATTAGGTTTTGCATCTTGTGAGCGAAGACCAGGTGCTACTGAAGGGGTGAATGTCCTTATTGAGAAACAAAACCTGGATGGACTATGGTCATATGGTATCACTTGCATTGAGTACACTGAGTTTGAAAAATACGGCATCCCAGAACCTACAGTAATTAATGGCAG TTCGCAGGTTAGCTATCCAGCAAATACAAACATCCTCTATGTTGATCTGCAAGCGATAGAGGAAGTTGGATCCCGCAATAACGCTAGTTGCTTACCAGGGATGGTACTGAATTTGAAAAAGGCAATATCTTATGTGGATCATCTGGGCTTTGAGTGTAG TGCTACTGGCGGCAGGATAGAGTGCACGATGCAAAATATAGCAGATAATTTTATGAACACATATAACTACAGGTGCAGCAAAGGCATAGAAA GTGAGCTTGACACGTTCATTGTATACAATGAAAGGAAAAGAGTTACTTCATCAGCCAAAAGGAAGCTGAAATCAGAAGACAGATCATTGCACCAG ACTCCAGAAGGTTCACTCCTTGACATTATGCGTAATGCTCATGACCTCCTTTCTAGCTGCAGGATAGAGGTTCCCATG GTTAAAGACAACAGTGAGTATTTGTGTTCTGGACCACCATTTCTCGTATTTCTTCATCCTGCTTTAGGTCCATTTTGGGATATCATACGGCAAAAG TTCATAGGTGGCTCTGTTTCTAAAGGTTCAGAGTTGCAAGTAGAGGTGGCTGAATTTCTATGGAAAGATGTTGAG CTGGATGGAAGCCTTATTATTCTAGCTGATAATATCATGGGTTCAACCAAGAGGAACGAAAATGGTGAAGAAATACTTCACTATGGTGCCAG GTGTGGGAGATGCAGACTGCAAAGTGTTAAAATTGTGAATGAAGGGATCAACTGGATTTCTCCTAGTAACGTCTATTGGAAGCATGATGTTGAAAGATCAGAATCTGTAAAGATTATTCTTCATGGAAATGCAGAATTTGAGGCAAAAGATGTAGTCTTGAAG GGTAACCATATATTTGAAGTCCCTGATGGTCATAGAATGTCCATCGTTCAGGACAGAGCAG GTTTTGTTGTTAAATTAGATCCTATTAGCGAGGAAATGATGGACAGTGGAACCTGGTACTGGAAGTATACAGTTGATGGCATCCATGTGAAGTTGAATATGGTAGAACTATAA
- the LOC133884476 gene encoding UTP--glucose-1-phosphate uridylyltransferase 3, chloroplastic isoform X1 encodes MASRAPTPPPPPHLRLHAASLFSPRLPLPHPRCRSGRSRLLSALPSPSPSPSPPSRSQRVSTVPPLDREPGPSPEQQPPPRDPVLAAEIARLSAARARLRAARTLDDKLRALDAEPRVAAFFGDGPTSGVLGGLEAREVLLLKCLVAAGQEHVLGEELDWSAGGHHDHHRNGAGGGSALREALYSLSCLVGKWSSEGVAGGETGSGEMELLRRLLKFLDDIEEFYDCIGGIIGYQIMALELLSASKDHMHRPSKDKFVDFHVPGGLNLLEDTEYASQAALWGIEGLPELGEIYPIGGAGDRLGLVDSDTGESLPAALLPYCGRSLLEGLIRDLQAREFLHFKIFTNQCITPVAIMTSSVKNNHEHIIAICERLDWFGRGRENFRLFEQPLVPVVNAQDGKWLISKSLFPVGKPGGHGAIWKLAYDRGIFQWLHGCGRKGATVRQVSNVVAATDLTLMALAGVGLRCNKKLGFASCERRPGATEGVNVLIEKQNLDGLWSYGITCIEYTEFEKYGIPEPTVINGSSQVSYPANTNILYVDLQAIEEVGSRNNASCLPGMVLNLKKAISYVDHLGFECSATGGRIECTMQNIADNFMNTYNYRCSKGIESELDTFIVYNERKRVTSSAKRKLKSEDRSLHQTPEGSLLDIMRNAHDLLSSCRIEVPMVKDNSEYLCSGPPFLVFLHPALGPFWDIIRQKFIGGSVSKGSELQVEVAEFLWKDVELDGSLIILADNIMGSTKRNENGEEILHYGARCGRCRLQSVKIVNEGINWISPSNVYWKHDVERSESVKIILHGNAEFEAKDVVLKGNHIFEVPDGHRMSIVQDRAGFVVKLDPISEEMMDSGTWYWKYTVDGIHVKLNMVEL; translated from the exons ATGGCCTCTCGCGCGcccactcctcctcctcctcctcacctccgcCTCCACGCCGCGTCCCTCTTCTCCCCGCGCCTCCCGCTCCCGCACCCGCGATGCCGCAGCGGCCGGAGCCGCCTCCTTTCCGCGctcccgtccccgtccccgtctcCCTCCCCGCCCTCGCGCTCGCAGCGCGTCTCCACCGTGCCGCCGCTCGATCGCGAACCTGGGCCCTCCCccgagcagcagccgccgccgcgggaCCCGGTGCTCGCCGCGGAGATCGCCCGCCTCTCCGCCGCCCGCGCGCGGCTCCGCGCTGCGCGCACGCTCGACGACAAGCTCCGCGCGCTCGACGCCGAGCCCCGGGTCGCGGCGTTCTTTGGCGATGGACCCACCAGTGGGGTTCTGGGTGGACTCGAGGCCCGCGAGGTGCTCCTGCTGAAATGCCTCGTCGCGGCAGGGCAGGAGCACGTGCTAGGCGAGGAGCTCGACTGGTCCGCTGGCGGCCATCATGATCACCACCGTAACGGGGCCGGCGGTGGGAGCGCCCTGCGGGAGGCGCTGTATAGCCTGTCCTGCTTGGTTGGTAAGTGGAGCTCGGAAGGAGTGGCGGGTGGCGAGACGGGGAGCGGGGAGATGGAGCTGCTACGGAGGTTGCTCAAGTTCCTCGACGACATCGAAGAGTTCTATGACTGCATTGGGGGCATCATCGG CTATCAAATTATGGCATTGGAGCTCCTTTCAGCCTCGAAGGACCACATGCACCGACCTAGCAAGGACAAGTTTGTTGATTTCCATGTTCCTGGTGGACTTAATCTATTGGAGGATACAGAATATGCATCTCAAGCAGCTCTGTGGGGAATCGAG GGTTTGCCAGAACTGGGTGAAATTTATCCGATTGGTGGTGCGGGTGATCGTCTTGGTTTAGTGGACTCAGATACTGGTGAATCCCTTCCTGCTGCATTGCTTCCATACTGTGGGAGATCTTTATTGGAAGGGCTGATACGAGATCTGCAG GCTAGAGAGTTTCTTCATTTCAAGATCTTTACAAATCAATGTATAACCCCTGTTGCAATCATGACAAGTTCTGTGAAGAATAACCATGAGCATATAATTGCGATATGTGAAAGACTTGATTGGTTTGGTAGAGGCCGTGAGAATTTCCGCTTGTTTGAACAG CCTTTGGTACCTGTAGTAAATGCCCAGGATGGTAAATGGCTAATCAGCAAATCACTTTTCCCTGTTGGTAAACCTGGCGGTCATGGTGCTATTTGGAAACTTGCATATGATAGAGGTATATTTCAATGGTTACATGGTTGTGGCAGAAAAGGTGCAACTGTACGGCAAGTCAG CAATGTTGTTGCTGCAACTGATTTGACCCTGATGGCATTGGCAGGAGTAGGCCTTCGTTGCAACAAG AAATTAGGTTTTGCATCTTGTGAGCGAAGACCAGGTGCTACTGAAGGGGTGAATGTCCTTATTGAGAAACAAAACCTGGATGGACTATGGTCATATGGTATCACTTGCATTGAGTACACTGAGTTTGAAAAATACGGCATCCCAGAACCTACAGTAATTAATGGCAG TTCGCAGGTTAGCTATCCAGCAAATACAAACATCCTCTATGTTGATCTGCAAGCGATAGAGGAAGTTGGATCCCGCAATAACGCTAGTTGCTTACCAGGGATGGTACTGAATTTGAAAAAGGCAATATCTTATGTGGATCATCTGGGCTTTGAGTGTAG TGCTACTGGCGGCAGGATAGAGTGCACGATGCAAAATATAGCAGATAATTTTATGAACACATATAACTACAGGTGCAGCAAAGGCATAGAAA GTGAGCTTGACACGTTCATTGTATACAATGAAAGGAAAAGAGTTACTTCATCAGCCAAAAGGAAGCTGAAATCAGAAGACAGATCATTGCACCAG ACTCCAGAAGGTTCACTCCTTGACATTATGCGTAATGCTCATGACCTCCTTTCTAGCTGCAGGATAGAGGTTCCCATG GTTAAAGACAACAGTGAGTATTTGTGTTCTGGACCACCATTTCTCGTATTTCTTCATCCTGCTTTAGGTCCATTTTGGGATATCATACGGCAAAAG TTCATAGGTGGCTCTGTTTCTAAAGGTTCAGAGTTGCAAGTAGAGGTGGCTGAATTTCTATGGAAAGATGTTGAG CTGGATGGAAGCCTTATTATTCTAGCTGATAATATCATGGGTTCAACCAAGAGGAACGAAAATGGTGAAGAAATACTTCACTATGGTGCCAG GTGTGGGAGATGCAGACTGCAAAGTGTTAAAATTGTGAATGAAGGGATCAACTGGATTTCTCCTAGTAACGTCTATTGGAAGCATGATGTTGAAAGATCAGAATCTGTAAAGATTATTCTTCATGGAAATGCAGAATTTGAGGCAAAAGATGTAGTCTTGAAG GGTAACCATATATTTGAAGTCCCTGATGGTCATAGAATGTCCATCGTTCAGGACAGAGCAG GTTTTGTTGTTAAATTAGATCCTATTAGCGAGGAAATGATGGACAGTGGAACCTGGTACTGGAAGTATACAGTTGATGGCATCCATGTGAAGTTGAATATGGTAGAACTATAA